In Shewanella sp. MR-4, the genomic stretch GGCTCTCCCGAAGCGTGGTGAAGGTTGTTGTTCAGCCATGCAATGACGGCTCGCATGGAATCGCCATCCTTAATCGAGACTTCCAAAATCTGTGTGTCGGGGTTGAGCTTCTTAAGTTGGGCTTTGGCCTCGTCAACACTGAAATCGAAGTAGGGCAAGAGATCACACTTGGTGATGAGCACCAGATCGGCGCGGCGGAACATGACGGGATATTTCTCAATCTTATCATCGCCTTCGGGAACCGAAAGCAGCACGATATTTTTATGGGTGCCGACATCGTAGCTAGCGGGGCAGACGAGGTTTCCCACGTTTTCGACAAAACAAATATCTAAGCCTTCGAGTGGCAAATGATGTAAAGCGCCGTGCACCATAAAGGCGTCGAGGTGGCAGGCACTGCCAGTTTGAATTTGATGGGCCTGAATGCCTTTGGCAATTAAGCGGTCGGCATCGCGGGAGGTCTCTAAATCCCCTTCAATGACGGCGTAGTTGAGGGCGGTGTACTCTTTTAAGTGTTCGAGCAAGGTGGTTTTGCCACTGCCTGGGCTACTCATTAGATTGAAGGCGGTGATATTGTGCGCCTCAAAATGCGCGCGGTTATGGGCGGCTTCAACATCGTTTTTATCGAGAATTTTATGGATCACCGACAAGGTTTTTTTATCGTTAAGCTGAGGATTGGTGTGCAATTCCTGATGGTGATGCAGATGGCCGTGATCATGGGAATGGCGGGGTAAGGAGCAGCCGCAGTCTTTACACATCTTATATTTCTCCTTGTCCTAGGCAAAATGCCTCTTTGGGCGGTATTAGCCTGACAATATGCTGATGCTATTAAATAGGGTTAATTTGATTACGCTAATGTTAAGTGTGATACAAATCGGCTGTGGATTCTTTGATGTTCGTCAGGTTATTAGGACGTATTGTCCTTAAGGGATGAGATTTTGTTTATTTCGCCAATGGCTAAAGTCGGCTCAAGTCTGATGTGCCATTAATGTGATTTATTCGCACTCAATATTGGCCTTTTGATGTATTCCATACCAAAGCTGCCCGAGGGCGATACCGCCATCGTTGACGGGAATATGTTTGTTGGGCAGCACGGTATTGCCCTGTTGGTGCAGTTTACTGAGGCAATATTCGAGCAAATATTGGTTTTGAAACACGCCGCCGCACAGCACTACGGGCAGAGTTGGGTAGCGCGCGGCATAACAACAAACGGCATCCCCCACACTATGCAAAAAGGCGCGGGCTAACTGCGCTTGCCGAACGCCAGTGAGCGGCGCTTCGGTAATCAGCGTGATTATCTGTTTAAAGAGTTGGCTACTGCGCCAGATATGCGGTTCGTGCATCGAGCTATCACTGGGCTTATCCGAGATTTCCACGGGCAAGTCGAGCATCAGCGTCGGCAGTTGTTTGGCATCGGCCCGTCTTGCTGCCGCTTCAATTAACATACCCGCTTGGCCTTCAAATTGGGTGATGTCGATAAAGCCTAAGGCGTAGGCGAGGGCATCGAACAAGCGTCCCACCGAGGAGCTGTTAATCCCATGGCCGTTTTGCCAGATCCGATGCAGATTGCCTAAGGTGATGGGGCTTAAGGTGGTCAGAATCGGCAACTTAAGGGTTTGCACTTCCTCGAGACTCATCTGCTGAAACAGCAGTGCCAGCAGCAAACGCACTGGCTGCTTAATTGCCTGTTCTCCACCGAGCAAGGGAATAGCCTCGAAATGGGCAAGCCGCTCTGCGCCGTTAAGGGTGGTGAGTAAGACTTCACCGCCCCAGAGGCTGCCATCGTTTCCAAGCCCTGTGCCATCGAAACTAAAGCCTAATACTGGCTCTTGATATTGATTGATGGCCATCACGCTTAATACGTGGGCATGGTGATGCTGCACACTTAAGGTTTGGATTGGGTGCGTGTCTTGGCTTTGTGTATCAAGGCTGTGCTGTTGCTGCGTCTCTGCCCAGCGCGATGGTGCGTAGTCTGGGTGCTTATCGTGGACAATCAGCTCGGGGTTGAAATGATACAGACGGGCGAAGGTCGCCAAAGTGCGCTCGAAGTACTGCTCGGCGCTGACACTAAAGAGATCGCCAATATGCGGGCTTAAAAACACATTCGAGCCAAAACCTAACGCAATGGCATTTTTTTGTTGGGCGCCCACGGCCAGTATGGGGGGCGTTAGCGGGGTGGTTAACGGGAAGCTTAAGGGTGCATATCCCCGCGCTAAACGCAGCACTTGTACCTGTGGCGCACAGCCATTTGGCGGTTGGATAAGTTGCACCACACTGTCATCACAGCCGTTGAGGATGGGCCGGTTGTGATCGACTATGGCATCCACCACATGGCCTAGTTGACTGATAAGCTCATCACAATCGGTGATAATTGGCTCGCCAGAGACATTCGCACTGGTCGCGACCAGTGGGCCGTTAAATTGCCCGAGCAGTAAATGATGCAGCGGTGTGTAGGGCAAAAATATCCCGAGTTTTGGGATATTAGGCGCAATCTCATGGCTCAGATTGTGTTTATCCAGCGCCTGCATCAGCACTATGGGCCGCTCCTGCGAACTTAAGGTTTGCCACTCTACCTGTGTGCCCGTTACATAGCGTTTTGCCACTTCGATGCTCGGCATCATCACCGCCAGTGGCTTAGCTTTTCGTTGCTTGCGTTGCCTTAATTGATTGACGGCTAGGGTGTTGGTTGCATCGCACATTAAGTGGAAGCCACCTAAACCCTTTATCGCAAGAATCTGCCCTTGGGCCAGTTTCTCGGCCGCCGCCGACAATACTGCAAGGCTGTTGCCGTGCGAATGAGGCAAGGCGTCAAGAGCAATAACATCACCTGCAGGCGTTTTTAAACTAAGCTCGGGGCCACACTTAGGGCAACTCACAGGCTGGGCGTGGTATCTACGATTAAGGGGGTCTTGATAAGCCTTGGCGCAGTCGGGGCACATGGCGAAATTTGCCATAGCCGTATGATGGCGATCGTAGGGTAAGGCATTGATAATAGTGTATCTTGGGCCGCAGTTGGTGCAATTGGTAAAGGCATAGCCAAAGTGGCGATCCTGCGGATTATGCATATCGCTTAAGCAATCCTGACAGGTACTCTTGTCGGCCGATACGGCAACCAGGGCGGCTAAATGATGCTCGCCTGAGTCATCACTTTGGCTATCACTTTGAATAATATCGAAGCTAGTCTCTTCAAGGTTTACCGCTAACGGACTCTGGGTAATCTGATCGATACGCGCCAGCGGCGGCGGATTGGTGGTTAACTCACGCACAAAGCTATCTAAGTGTGCGGTGGGGCCTTGCAGCTCAATCATCACGCCATTGGCATTATTTAGCACTGTGCCGGTTAATTTAAGCTCACTCGCCCAGCGGTAAACAAAGGGGCGAAAGCCCACACCTTGCACTATGCCGGTGATATGCAATTGGCGGCGCTCGAGTTGCTCGGTTTGATTGGCGGGTGAGGTGGCTTTTTTCAATCTCGGTATTCTTCGCTTATCTGGCTGCATCTGCATGGAAGATAAAACATTTTATCCTCCATGCGTTAGCGCTATCTGAATATAAGGTTAGCAGTGAGCGGGTGTTGTTAAAGGCTATTTAACTGCCGCTGCTTCACATAGAGCGCGCCTACGGCCAGGTTGTCGCCCTCTAAATCCAGACTGCGATTGACCAATAGCGGGAAGTTTTTCCCGAGCCGCAGGCTAATACGCTTACAGAGGGTTTCGTTGGCTAACTCATTGCCCGCTAACGCAATGTTGTGTACACCGATATTTAAGTCAATGTGTTCAAGCCAATTTGCGAGGTAGTCGGCGAGGGAGTCCTGCATTGCAAAGGCCAGTTGACTCGGATCGCTGTGCCCTGCAACGCGAAAACTCAGCAGAGTGCCTAGGGTTTTACACCAATTCAGGCTGCGGTGGGCCTCGCCTTTGGTGAGGGGATAATCGATGCGCGGCGCATTCGCACCATGGTAACGCATGGCGGCGGCGAGCAGTGCATCACTCAAATAAGCTTGCGATTGGGTTTCTTCCTGCGGATTTAGGCCAATCAATACTGCGGCAATCGCCCACAGACTCTGAAGATTATCGCGTCTGCCGTTAAGTTTTAGGCTCAGCAGCTTTAAGTAATCTTCTGGAAACAAACTCTTAAATTTTTGCGCAACGGCTTTTTGTGGACTGCTGTCGAGGCAATGGAAAATCTCGTAACCATTGTCGGGCAGTTCGGGCAGGGCGAAAAACAGTGAGGTGTCTCCCTTATTGTCGCAGGTAACGATTTGCCCAGTGTGGTGATGGCTTAAGTAAATCACCGCCGCATTTTTAGCCTGCTTATGGGTCGTGAATTTGCCATTGAGCAGGGCTGCAAAAAGGGCGGTATCAGCGATGGTATGGTCTTCCTCATTCGCTGCATATTCAGGTGTATCGGCCTCATTTGGTATGGCCTGCACAGTCAATAAACCTTGGTGTGAACGGGTTTTCTTATGGGCTTGCCATTTGGCCTTAAAGCCTAAAAAGTAGATGTCTTCCCGCAGAGGCTCCGGCGCACTGAATTGCTTAATGGTTTGCGGCGCTGTGCTTTCGGTTGTGTGGCTGCCTAACTGAGCCCAGGCGCCATCGACCCAGGCGAGCGCCGGCCTCTGGTGCGCTCCCTCAAGATACACCCAATCGATACCTTTTTGCCGCAGGATTTCACTCAGCACTAACACCACTCGGCTGTAACCAAAGCAGATATCGTAGAGTGGTGCGGGCAGCTTTTGATTATCTTGGGTAGGTCTGACACACATCAGCGGTTTTTCGATACTGGATAGGGCGAGGACTTGATTATCCTTCAGGCAAAAATGTGCGTTGAGGGTATTGGGATTACAAATAAGCAGTTGCGGTCTGGTCGCTGTTGTATGGGCAAAGGGTGTTAGGCTTAATTGCACGCCTTCGCTGGCTAAATCGAGTGAGCCTTGGCTGATAAGCTGCGCGGCCATCGCCTTGAGATCGGACAGCGTTAACGCCTTTTGGGCGCTGGTTAAGCGCTTTTCTCCGTGGCAGCAAGTGCAGGCTAAATCGATCTGACCAAATTGCGCCGCCTGATTATCACCAAATCGGGGATAACACTGCTGGCAAAAAGCCGCGACCGATTGCACGTTAAGCGCACCCTCAGTGGATGGGACGGTCAATAATGTCCGCTGGCCCTGCGGCGCCTCAATCGCATGAATGCCTGAGTCGACCAGCCAGACTGAAATTAAAAAGTCGGCGGCGATTGCCTCGGCTAATTGTTCTAGCTGCGCTTGTTCGCCTTGGGCCTCAATAAAATAAGTGTGCGAACCAAAATCCTGCTGACTGTCGCAGCCAATGCTGATATTGAGCGCATCGTAATTTAGGTATTGATTACATAAATGCGCATACAAAGGCACCTGACGCGAGCAGGTAAACTCAAATCTGATGTGTTTCATCTTCTATATTTTCACCAGTAGTGACGCCACGTTTGTAAGAATTGGGGATCAGCGAATCGATACTATGTTCGGCAATGCGTGTCGCGGTGAACCCGAGGGAGGCTAAGTGGGTTAACAGGGTTTGTTCCATCAAGGGGACGGCGGCGGCCACCTTAGTGGTCAGTCCCAGTGTCATCGGTTCTAACACGGTAGGGGTGACGCCTAACACAAAGGTTTTGGGTCTGTCGCCCACCATTTCCATCATATTGAGGGTTTGCAGCATTTCGACTTCATGGGCGCTGCCTTGCCAGTCGATTTCCTGCGGGGCTTTATCAAAATCAAAGAAATACACTTCGCCAGCCTCGACACCGTTGGCATTGACGGTATCGACTACGATCAAATAATCGTATTGGCAAATAATCGGAATGAGTCCCTGGGCTAAGGTGCCGCCATCGAGCATCTCTAGCTGGTGGGACTCGTGTGTGAACTGATAATTCTCAGCGATGTAATTGACAAAATGTACGCCGATGCCTTCATCGGCGTACAGGACATTGCCAATACCCAGTAGCAATATCTTCATTGGACTCCTAGTGGTGTGAGTCTGGTTTCGGGTAGTCGTAACCAGAGACAATTGAGTCGACAGAGTTATGTTTGAAGCGTATCCCTGACCAAACCGCCATATAGACGTGGATAACCACAAAGATAACGAAAGCCCAAGTGAAGTAATGGTGCCAAATTCTCACCTGTGCCAGTCCACCCATTTGCGCCGTGATCCAAGCTGCGCTGCTCCAAAGCATGCCACCTAAACCTTCATGGTAGACGTTGGCATACAGCACGAGTCCAGTAATACATATCACAAGTGCCACGAAGGAGATTGCTACGTAGGTCACAAATTGCAGCGGTCCGTAAACACCGGCTTTATGCAAGTGTCCCATCCAAATGTAGGATTTCAGTTGGGTGATCCAGCTCTTAACGCTCATCACATCACGGAATGAGCGTCGCTCGATATCGCTTCGACTGAAAAAATACAGGTAGAAGCGAACCAAGGTGACTGCGGTCAACACAAAACCGCAGATCAGATGGGCAAATCGCACCCAACCTTGTACCAATACATCCGTGCTGTCGGGCGCCACAAGAAACGGCCAAGCGATATAGAATCCGGTGATCACCAGCACTAAAATCGACAGTGCCCGTAGCCAGTGGAAAATCCGTATCGCGGGACTAAAAACCAGTGTCCGAATGCGGGTTTCAGAATGGTTCATGTTGCGTTCCCTCCCTCGTTGTTATTGACCATTGGGGCTGACACGGAACTCGCTCAGTGCTTGACCTTTGAAATCCATCACGTGTACTGAACACGCCATGCAAGGGTCGAATGAGTGAATAATACGTATCACCTCAAGGGGCTTAGTGGGATCTTCCAGTTTCAAACCAATGAGTGAGGCTTCGTAGGGGCCAATCTTGCCATTAGCATCCACAGGGCCTGCGTTCCAGGTGGTGGGCACCACGGCTTGATAGTTCTCAATGACACCGTTTTTGATGCGGATCCAGTGGCTTAACATGCCGCGTGGCGCTTCAATCATGGCGTGACCCACATATTCACGACTTGGGTCGATATGGGGTTTCACATAGGTGGTTTCATCGGATTGAATATTGGTTAACAGGGCATCGAAGGTTTTCAGACCTTCCTGCGCCACGATAACCGTTTGCAGCATCCGCGCCGCGGTGCGGCCTAAAGTGGTGAACAGGGCTTCAACCGGTAGACCCGTGCGAGCCAGCAGCGCATTGACGGCATCGACCACCACTTTGTTGCCACGGGCATAGCTCACCAGCAGGCAGGACAATGGACCCACTTCGACGGGTTCGCCTTGATAGCGGGGCGATTTTACCCAAGAGTATTTGCCATCGCCATCTAAGGTGGGCAGTTTGCCGTAAACTGTATCGCGCTCAACAAAGCCTGTGTAGTTGGGGATAGTTGTGCCATCGTAGGGATGCTGCGGCGCATCGGCGCTATACCAAGCATGGCTGACGTCTTCGGCGATAAGCTCTGGGTTAATATCGCTCACGCCCGCTAAGTCGCCCTTCATGATCACGCCTTGGTCGAACAGATATTCGCCATTGGCAAGCACAAAGTCATTGGTCGCCATGAAGTTTTTAACGTTCACGCCGCCAAGTACGCTGGCTTCACCACCAAAGGCTTCTGCCGCCATGACGATATCCGCTTGATAGGCACGCAGAATAAAGTCGGCCACAATCGCGTGTTTTTGTTTCCACTCCTGCAGGCGCGCAGGGCTTAACATATCGCGCACTGAGGTGACACCGCCGACAACCAATGATTGTGGATGCGGCTGTTTACCCCCGAAAATCGCCAGCATTTCGGCGGCAACTCTTTGTACTTCAAGGGCTTTGAGGTAGTGCGACAGGGCAATCAGGTTTTGCTCTGGGGTAAATTTATAGGTGCCATTGCCCCAGTAAGCGTTAGCGAAGGGGCCGAGTTTGCCGGTTTCGACAAAGCCTTTAACCCGCTCTTGCACCGCTCTTAATTCGCCTTCGCCCGCGGCAATCGGCTTGTCGGTATATTTAAGGGCAACTTGTGCAGCCTTGGCGGGATCGGCGCTTAAGGCAGACACGACATCCACCCAGTCTAAACCGTGTAGATGATAGAAGTGCACTATATGGTCATGCATATAGAGCGAGGTTTGCATCAAGGAGCGCAGGTATTTCGCGTTTAACGGGATTTGAATGCCTAAGGCATTTTCCACCGCTTCAGTACCACAGCGATAGTGGGAATAGGTACAAACACCGCAGATCCGCTGCACGATCAGCCCCACGTCCATTGGTGTGCGGCCCTTGAGGATGACTTCAATACCACGCCACAGGGTAGAGGATGACCATGCTTTGTTGATGACATTATTCTCATCAACTTCGACTTCGATACGTAAATGACCCTCAATACGGGTGATAGGGTCGATAACAACGCGCTTGCTCATGGCTTATTCCTCCAGCGGCTTGGCAAAAATACTGGCAACGGCGTGGGCTCCAATGCCGACGACGGTTGCGCTTAAAATCACCGCACCGACTGTGTCTGCGGTCGCATCCAATCCATGGAGTAGTTGACGGCCAAGGGGTTTTTCAAAGTCGGCCATATCATCCCAGAAGTTAGGTTCTGAGCAGCCCATACAACCGTGGCCCGCTAACACTGGCCAGCTGGTATGGTGGTTAAAGCGCTCTGTGGGGCAGTTGTTATAGGTATAAGGTCCTTTACAACCCACTTTGTAGAGGCAGTAACCTTCCTTCGCACCGTGATCGCCAAACTCTTCAACGAACTCACCGGCATCGAAACGGCCGCGGCGTTCACAGTTATCGTGTACCCGTGCGCCATAAGCCCATTTCGGCCGGTTGAACATATCCAGCGCAGGTAATTTGCCGAACATGATGAAATACATCAGGGTGCCGACGATGTTTTTCTCACTCGGTGGACAGCCACCTAAGTTGATCACAGGCTTGCTCACAACTTCGTGTACCCCTTTTGCCCCAGTCGGGTTGGGGTAGGCGGCTTGCACACCACCGAAGGAAGCGCAGGTGCCGACAGAAATAATCGCCGCAGCACCTTCGGCGGCATGTTTGATAATTTCTAAGCCAGTATGGCCTTTACAGCCAACGGTTAAGAAGCTGCCGTTATTGGCGGTCGGTATCGCGCCTTCAACGGCGAGCAGGTAACGACCCTTGTAGGTCTCTAGGGCGTGCTCGAGATTTTCCTCTGCTTGCCAGCCAGCAGCGGCCATGAGGGTTTCGTGATATTCCAACGAGATATGATCGAAGATCAGCGAATCGAGATTGGGCGTATCGGCGCGCACTAAGGATTCGGAGCAGCCAGTACATTCGGCCATGTGTAACCAGATTAAGGGTACACGGTCGGCGAGTTCGGCAGCTTCGGCGACTAAGTTACTAAAGGGCAGCGGTAGGGCGAGCATACCCGTCACCATGGCGCTCCACTTCATAAAGTCACGGCGGGTAATGCCGTGTTGTTGCAATTTTTCGGTTAATGTTTGCTGTTGACGGGGAGCGAATTGGCGCAGTGCATCTAAGCGCGCCTTTCCCTGTTCATAGAGGGCTGCATGTGTGTCCATGGGTCAACCTTTTTGTTATTTGAATGTAAATTGGTAAGGGTTTACATACTTGACATAACCAGTTTAGGCCTTAGGGGATAGAGAATTCTTGATGCATATCAAGAATTTTCAAGAGATGTGATGAAACTGATTTTGACATTTAATTAACATGATGCAGATCTAATTTCGGTTTTACTAATGGGACAAAATGTCGCACTTTTAACTATTTTTCTATTACAGCTCACTTTGTAATCAATTGATGCGGAAGAGGATAACTACACAGCCTAGCTTAAATTTATTCTTCTACAGTTTAAGAAAACCTTAAGATTCAGTTAATAGATTCAAACGCACTTGTGATGGATGGACCTTGTATGAAAAAACTCTTGTTGTTACTCAGTTTGTTAAGCGCTGGCGCCTATGCTGCACCGTCGCTCGATCACCAAGTCTTCGATGCACAAAATCAAAGCGTTTCCTTGACCGAGTTTAAGGGCAAAGTGGTCTATGTCGATTTTTGGGCGTCCTGGTGTGGGCCGTGCCGTAAGTCTTTCCCGTGGATGAATGCGATGGCACAAAAGTATCGAGAGCAAGGTCTAGCCGTGGTGGCGATTAACCTCGATACCGATAAGGCGCTCGCCGATGAATTTTTAAAGCAGCTTCCTGCCCAGTTTTCGGTACGTTTTAATCCCGAAGGCGATGTGGCTCGAAGCTTCGATTTATTGGGGATGCCCAGCAGTTTTATGTTTAACCGCCAAGGTGAGTTAGTCAAAAGCCATGTGGGCTTTTATCAAGACAAAGCTGCCGACTATGAACAAGAACTCGTGAGTCTGTTGAAGGAGTAAGCTATGGGTAAAATCACGTTAGTCGCCGTGTCGTTGGTGATGTTGGGTGTGAGTGGTTGTTCAAGCCTTGGGGTGGAGCCATGGGAGAAAGGGCAACTCGCGCGAGCGGATATGGCCCTTGACAGTGAAAAGTTAGATCAGGCGTTAGACGATCATATCTACTTCAGTAAGGAAGGTAGCAGCGGCGGTCGCGCGTTTGCGGGCGGCGGTTGTGGTTGTAACTAAACATTGCCAGTTCAACAAGTTGTACCTGAGGTTTTAGCCTAAATTGGTTTTTAGGCTAAAAAGGCTTTACTGACATAAAGGTGTTGTCTGCCATGACAAATAATAACAATAAGTTAGACCCAATAGTCCCGCAAACGCAGCAAACTAAAGCACAGACAAAACAGATCGCCAGCGCGTTAGCTTTAGCCAGTTGTGGTTTGTTCGTGTCCAATGGACACGCAACCGAGCTTGCGAAAAATGTCGATGACTGGAAAGTCGATGCCGCACTCATGTATTACGGTGAGCAGGACAGAGTACAAGCGATAGAAGCTATTGGTACGGCGCAGAAAAACTTTGGCGACGACAGTGTGCTGGATTTAAAGCTGGTGGTCGACAGCTTAACCGGCGCCTCGGCCTCCGGTGCGGTCGCCCAAGGCGACAGCCAAACCTTCACCCGTCCTTCCGGTAATGGCCAATATAAGGTAGCGGCCGGTGAAACCCCTCTCGATGATACCTTCCACGATACCCGAGTGCAGGGCAGTGCCAACTGGTCACAGGCGCTCAATTCCGATTGGAAAGTCAATGGCGGCGTCTATGGTTCTAAAGAATTTGACTATATGTCGATGGGTATTAATGCGGGAGTTGAGCGAGGTTTTAACAAGGACAACACTACACTGTTTTTAGGCACGGCCTAC encodes the following:
- the hypB gene encoding hydrogenase nickel incorporation protein HypB — its product is MCKDCGCSLPRHSHDHGHLHHHQELHTNPQLNDKKTLSVIHKILDKNDVEAAHNRAHFEAHNITAFNLMSSPGSGKTTLLEHLKEYTALNYAVIEGDLETSRDADRLIAKGIQAHQIQTGSACHLDAFMVHGALHHLPLEGLDICFVENVGNLVCPASYDVGTHKNIVLLSVPEGDDKIEKYPVMFRRADLVLITKCDLLPYFDFSVDEAKAQLKKLNPDTQILEVSIKDGDSMRAVIAWLNNNLHHASGEPQ
- the hypF gene encoding carbamoyltransferase HypF; protein product: MQMQPDKRRIPRLKKATSPANQTEQLERRQLHITGIVQGVGFRPFVYRWASELKLTGTVLNNANGVMIELQGPTAHLDSFVRELTTNPPPLARIDQITQSPLAVNLEETSFDIIQSDSQSDDSGEHHLAALVAVSADKSTCQDCLSDMHNPQDRHFGYAFTNCTNCGPRYTIINALPYDRHHTAMANFAMCPDCAKAYQDPLNRRYHAQPVSCPKCGPELSLKTPAGDVIALDALPHSHGNSLAVLSAAAEKLAQGQILAIKGLGGFHLMCDATNTLAVNQLRQRKQRKAKPLAVMMPSIEVAKRYVTGTQVEWQTLSSQERPIVLMQALDKHNLSHEIAPNIPKLGIFLPYTPLHHLLLGQFNGPLVATSANVSGEPIITDCDELISQLGHVVDAIVDHNRPILNGCDDSVVQLIQPPNGCAPQVQVLRLARGYAPLSFPLTTPLTPPILAVGAQQKNAIALGFGSNVFLSPHIGDLFSVSAEQYFERTLATFARLYHFNPELIVHDKHPDYAPSRWAETQQQHSLDTQSQDTHPIQTLSVQHHHAHVLSVMAINQYQEPVLGFSFDGTGLGNDGSLWGGEVLLTTLNGAERLAHFEAIPLLGGEQAIKQPVRLLLALLFQQMSLEEVQTLKLPILTTLSPITLGNLHRIWQNGHGINSSSVGRLFDALAYALGFIDITQFEGQAGMLIEAAARRADAKQLPTLMLDLPVEISDKPSDSSMHEPHIWRSSQLFKQIITLITEAPLTGVRQAQLARAFLHSVGDAVCCYAARYPTLPVVLCGGVFQNQYLLEYCLSKLHQQGNTVLPNKHIPVNDGGIALGQLWYGIHQKANIECE
- a CDS encoding HyaD/HybD family hydrogenase maturation endopeptidase; protein product: MKILLLGIGNVLYADEGIGVHFVNYIAENYQFTHESHQLEMLDGGTLAQGLIPIICQYDYLIVVDTVNANGVEAGEVYFFDFDKAPQEIDWQGSAHEVEMLQTLNMMEMVGDRPKTFVLGVTPTVLEPMTLGLTTKVAAAVPLMEQTLLTHLASLGFTATRIAEHSIDSLIPNSYKRGVTTGENIEDETHQI
- the cybH gene encoding Ni/Fe-hydrogenase, b-type cytochrome subunit, producing the protein MNHSETRIRTLVFSPAIRIFHWLRALSILVLVITGFYIAWPFLVAPDSTDVLVQGWVRFAHLICGFVLTAVTLVRFYLYFFSRSDIERRSFRDVMSVKSWITQLKSYIWMGHLHKAGVYGPLQFVTYVAISFVALVICITGLVLYANVYHEGLGGMLWSSAAWITAQMGGLAQVRIWHHYFTWAFVIFVVIHVYMAVWSGIRFKHNSVDSIVSGYDYPKPDSHH
- the hyaB gene encoding nickel-dependent hydrogenase large subunit → MSKRVVIDPITRIEGHLRIEVEVDENNVINKAWSSSTLWRGIEVILKGRTPMDVGLIVQRICGVCTYSHYRCGTEAVENALGIQIPLNAKYLRSLMQTSLYMHDHIVHFYHLHGLDWVDVVSALSADPAKAAQVALKYTDKPIAAGEGELRAVQERVKGFVETGKLGPFANAYWGNGTYKFTPEQNLIALSHYLKALEVQRVAAEMLAIFGGKQPHPQSLVVGGVTSVRDMLSPARLQEWKQKHAIVADFILRAYQADIVMAAEAFGGEASVLGGVNVKNFMATNDFVLANGEYLFDQGVIMKGDLAGVSDINPELIAEDVSHAWYSADAPQHPYDGTTIPNYTGFVERDTVYGKLPTLDGDGKYSWVKSPRYQGEPVEVGPLSCLLVSYARGNKVVVDAVNALLARTGLPVEALFTTLGRTAARMLQTVIVAQEGLKTFDALLTNIQSDETTYVKPHIDPSREYVGHAMIEAPRGMLSHWIRIKNGVIENYQAVVPTTWNAGPVDANGKIGPYEASLIGLKLEDPTKPLEVIRIIHSFDPCMACSVHVMDFKGQALSEFRVSPNGQ
- the hyaA gene encoding nickel-dependent hydrogenase small subunit produces the protein MDTHAALYEQGKARLDALRQFAPRQQQTLTEKLQQHGITRRDFMKWSAMVTGMLALPLPFSNLVAEAAELADRVPLIWLHMAECTGCSESLVRADTPNLDSLIFDHISLEYHETLMAAAGWQAEENLEHALETYKGRYLLAVEGAIPTANNGSFLTVGCKGHTGLEIIKHAAEGAAAIISVGTCASFGGVQAAYPNPTGAKGVHEVVSKPVINLGGCPPSEKNIVGTLMYFIMFGKLPALDMFNRPKWAYGARVHDNCERRGRFDAGEFVEEFGDHGAKEGYCLYKVGCKGPYTYNNCPTERFNHHTSWPVLAGHGCMGCSEPNFWDDMADFEKPLGRQLLHGLDATADTVGAVILSATVVGIGAHAVASIFAKPLEE
- a CDS encoding TlpA disulfide reductase family protein; the encoded protein is MKKLLLLLSLLSAGAYAAPSLDHQVFDAQNQSVSLTEFKGKVVYVDFWASWCGPCRKSFPWMNAMAQKYREQGLAVVAINLDTDKALADEFLKQLPAQFSVRFNPEGDVARSFDLLGMPSSFMFNRQGELVKSHVGFYQDKAADYEQELVSLLKE
- a CDS encoding DUF4266 domain-containing protein; protein product: MGKITLVAVSLVMLGVSGCSSLGVEPWEKGQLARADMALDSEKLDQALDDHIYFSKEGSSGGRAFAGGGCGCN